A region from the Fusarium musae strain F31 chromosome 1, whole genome shotgun sequence genome encodes:
- a CDS encoding hypothetical protein (EggNog:ENOG41): protein MPHARKREYKKAPKDYELQYVEVIQRHHKRTPYAANAFPVEPYQWNCDNQGLYYFGRQFTESPKPNAQGYWKDFTSEINPFIPSGWIGSCQFPQITAEGLDDSWVHGKDLYEVYHDLLKFIPGRKEDWRSKVMFRVTNNQITSQVAGMFINGMYQTTESVPLLIQQAGIDSLEPQYKCSVGSQLTSAIKSSSNKNWQAHLDRTKDLYKTLDDISGVPSNDVGFHESFDHYYDNLSARQCHKKPFPCKLVNGKNSTTCVDQTLADKVYRLGQWEYSQMYRDAPESLAASATSWGVWIAELASHFRTVTAGKQNLLYLHNFAHDGSISRLLSILQIDVMVWPGMGSEVVFELYKKKEEYFVRVLWSGKTLKSSHPDLGKMEMVPVKTLLKYFDGLTGKDASLVKGRCSGDVPL from the exons ATGCCTCATGCGAGGAAGAGGGAGTATAAGAAAGCTCCCAAGGATTATGAGCTGCAGTATGTCGAAGTG ATCCAAAGACATCATAAGCGTACTCCCTATGCAGCGAACGCATTCCCCGTGGAGCCATACCAATGGAACTGCGATAATCAAGGCCTATACTATTTCGGCCGCCAATTCACTGAATCTCCCAAACCCAACGCCCAAGGCTACTGGAAAGACTTCACCTCCGAGATCAACCCCTTCATCCCCTCCGGATGGATCGGATCCTGTCAATTTCCCCAAATCACCGCCGAAGGTCTCGATGATTCTTGGGTCCATGGAAAAGATCTCTATGAAGTTTATCACGACCTTTTGAAATTCATTCCAGGCCGCAAAGAAGATTGGCGTAGTAAAGTCATGTTCAGAGTTACCAACAACCAGATTACGAGTCAGGTTGCTGGTATGTTCATCAACGGCATGTATCAGACCACTGAGTCAGTGCCGTTGCTTATTCAACAAGCTGGCATTGATAGTCTGGAGCCGCAGTACAAGTGCAGTGTTGGAAGTCAGTTGACGAGCGCTATTAAGTCTTCTTCTAACAAGAACTGGCAAGCGCATCTTGATAGGACAAAGGATCTTTACAAGACGCTCGACGACATCTCTGGTGTACCATCTAACGATGTTGGGTTCCATGAGAGCTTCGATCACTACTACGATAACCTCTCTGCTCGCCAATGTCACAAAAAGCCTTTTCCCTGCAAGTTAGTCAACGGGAAGAACTCAACCACCTGCGTTGACCAAACACTCGCTGACAAGGTCTATCGTCTCGGCCAATGGGAATATTCCCAAATGTACCGCGACGCACCCGAATCCCTCGCCGCGTCCGCTACTTCATGGGGTGTATGGATTGCCGAGCTAGCAAGCCACTTCCGCACCGTCACAGCCGGCAAGCAAAATCTCTTATATCTTCACAACTTTGCACACGACGGTTCTATCAGTCGGCTGTTGAGTATTCTTCAGATCGATGTGATGGTCTGGCCGGGCATGGGAAGTGAGGTTGTTTTTGAGCtttacaagaagaaggaagagtaCTTTGTTAGAGTTCTTTGGAGTGGCAAGACGTTGAAGTCTTCGCATCCAGACCTGGGCAAGATGGAAATGGTGCCTGTGAAGACTCTTCTGAAGTATTTCGATGGGTTGACAGGGAAGGACGCTAGTCTTGTTAAGGGACGATGCTCTGGGGATGTTCCTCTGTGA
- a CDS encoding hypothetical protein (EggNog:ENOG41) gives MWLIVCLLTWGLLSGPAVGCDDEILISDSETWNQCLAILTSDMFSPVQTGLQSQRIECKRLRPKIVARSATSTPQTPCVFSHPSFRNGRGLVLVTTPEVASNLLSQGALDERDQYGPHGSSSPGDFVPGPVLEPESGIPAYEVRSLPGSGKGVIALRHIKRDEIFLLDHPTILIAWNSIGLFWDKTQESFLESALIHLPKDAKRRVLGLSRTNRVPGLPLCDLFKTNVCGFVLGDGTPHIGLFTEFAAPVLSTGSLQVI, from the exons ATGTGGCTCATAGTTTGCCTCCTTACATGGGGCTTACTCTCCGGCCCGGCTGTGGGCTGTGACGACGAGATTCTCATCTCCGACTCGGAAACTTGGAACCAATGTCTTGCCATTCTCACATCCGACATGTTCAGCCCAGTCCAGACTGGCCTTCAGAGCCAGCGAATCGAATGTAAAAGGTTGCGACCCAAGATAGTCGCCAGGTCCGCCACTTCTACTCCTCAGACTCCTTGTGTCTTCTCTCATCCCTCATTTCGCAATGGCCGTGGCCTTGTTCTCGTCACTACCCCGGAAGTGGCGTCTAACCTATTAAGCCAGGGGGCATTAGATGAGAGGGACCAATACGGACCCCATGGCTCATCATCTCCGGGGGATTTCGTGCCAGGTCCTGTATTGGAACCCGAATCCGGTATCCCGGCGTATGAAGTACGAAGCTTGCCAGGAAGTGGCAAGGGCGTTATTGCTCTTCGTCATATCAAACGAGACGAAATCTTCCTACTAGATCATCCCACTATCCTCATTGCATGGAATTCGATCGGGCTGTTTTGGGATAAGACTCAGGAATCATTTCTCGAAAGTGCACTGATCCATCTACCCAAGGACGCAAAAAGAAGAGTACTCGGACTGTCGAGGACTAACCGAGTTCCGGGTCTGCCACTCTGCGATCTATTCAAAACCAACGTTTGTGGCTTCGTGCTGGGAGATGGAACTCCTCACATTGGTTTATTTACTGAGTTCGCG GCCCCAGTGCTTTCTACAGGGTCTCTCCAAGTCATTTAA
- a CDS encoding hypothetical protein (EggNog:ENOG41) translates to MEVVAFRDIEPGEEIYINYAHSAMPSTERHQYLESDYGFNCRCFLCTSPELERATSDRHRRELEALHVDIDMALRQRRWTDAAKHASEAVLKLSEAEILAPGILDYSLTPLYLEHYEELARIYHKVGDVSMAKSYGDKAFQAMLHLRGTDSYDAHKLSRFLKMIRQGMQ, encoded by the exons ATGGAGGTCGTCGCTTTCCGCGATATTGAGCCAGGGGAAgagatttatattaact ATGCTCATAGCGCCATGCCATCCACAGAGCGTCACCAATACCTAGAGTCCGACTATGGATTTAACTGCAGGTGCTTCCTCTGTACCTCGCCAGAGTTGGAGCGAGCGACATCCGACCGGCACCGAAGGGAATTGGAGGCGCTGCatgttgatattgatatGGCATTGAGGCAACGACGGTGGACTGATGCCGCAAAACACGCCTCGGAAGCTGTTCTGAAGCTTTCTGAAGCTGAGATCCTGGCGCCAGGTATCCTTGATTACTCGCTGACGCCTCTCTACCTTGAGCACTACGAGGAGCTGGCAAGGATCTATCATAAAGTGGGAGATGTCTCCATGGCGAAGAGTTACGGAGACAAGGCCTTTCAGGCCATGTTACACCTCCGTGGGACTGATAGCTACGATGCTCACAAGCTGAGTAGATTTTTGAAGATGATTCGACAGGGCATGCAGTGA